In Pieris brassicae chromosome 8, ilPieBrab1.1, whole genome shotgun sequence, the DNA window gctgatgtcatgtggaacatggtgtaatggttgcagctccttacaaacgttgtagaagacattttttttattaaattttattgaaaattaataaaatcatgaaattgtaatatatgtttcatttcatggtaaaaattatatgaaattgatTTTCAAGATATCGAGTATAAGATGGGGGGTTTCTGAGTGAATTTATCACTTGTCGACTTCTATCTTCGTGACTTGGTAAGAATACTTAACAATTAAATGGCTGTTATCTGTCTGTTACCATCACTATAATCAAATGTATTTcagttttaaagtatttatttccaaaacaaaaatatacagtattcacAATTTCCATAACCtatacagtaataataataataaaaaaaattaaatatattaattaatctatattttgaTAACATAAGTAATAACTATAGTTAActcaaatgaaaaaatattagtgtttatttgttatttataatctacaagctatattaaaataagtgtgATTCTTCGTTGCCGGAAATCATACTCCGGCACTTGATGTCCGCAAAGCAgcatcttccttggacattcataggtcgagcgggcctgatggtatcccccccaattgtgctgcgttcTTGTGGTCCTAAGTTGGCTCCGGTCTTAACGCGCCTTTCctgtacctgtactcgctcggcataGTCCctaagtgctggaagaccacTTCAACATCAATACATCCGAACCCTAAAAAAGGCAATCGCTCTCTAACCTAACCTCTTTGTGCTCCAAATAATGGAAATTATGCTTCCTCGCTGATCGGAACATCAACGGATGTTCTGATCCTAAACCCGTAAATGCCCGCAGCATGATATGGCGATCGGGTATATacccgaccctgtttattctaaatattaatgaaatgttGCAATTTAACAACATTCGTTGATATCCGGACGACGACGCACTGGGGATAGTTTTTACACTGGTCGGGCAGGTATTTTTAGAGCAGTGATTGCTACTCTATACAGAACAAAGTGCAAATCGGATCGTCGACGACCAgttcttttacgtggagtttgatcccttggcgttgcgtagagatacGCCATTGCGagacttctggcaatgtgagtatcTATAGGCGGCGGTAACACcttacatcaggtgagcctcctgcctatTTGCCTCGTATTGcctacttaaaaaataaaataaaatacagtggCATCGTAACATTTAATCAATCACCTTTACACAACATTATAAGCAAATATACATGAAGTAAGGAGGATAGAAAATGGGAGAATTAAATCGGTCTACGTTGTGTAAAGGAGGACTGCCTACCACATACCCAAGAAAAGATAAGAAGGAGCAAGCTCGAAAAGAAAACGAGAAGAAAATAAGAATCCCGTCAGACAAATTAAGATGTCTTAGTTCACAGTTTTGTGTTGTGTAACAACAAAAACACGggattacaataaaacaaaacaggaATATCACATTCAGTAGCCATCAAACTCCGATATCTTCGTATCATTGTTTTGGCTTAGGCGACAAAACACAAATgaacaaaaatctattaaaaaaaattaaaaaacagtgTCAAATGCAAAACGTCTTGAGTATCCTTCAACAGCCTTCTCAAAAAACAACTAAATCAACTTTCTTTGGGTCGTATTTATTCTGGAAGGCCAGGCGTAATGCTCTGGGTACTATTGCTTAAAACCTCATAAGAATACACAAATGTTTTTGGGCGTTGTTGCAACTGTGGCATGTAgtatatatgtacttattttctaaaataggAATTGTGTTTTAATAGTAACCGTCGCaagtgttatattttattatttactgatttatttttagcaGTGTcggcctaatggcttcagcgtgagaTGGATAGGTTTgaatcccggctgtgcattaatgaactttctttctatgtgcacattaaACATTCGTTAGACCTAAAaactcgacggcgtgtgtcaggcttatcacctacttgcctatgagattgataaatgatcatgaaacaaatacagacaTCTGAGACCCAGATCAAAAACTGTTGTTGACactgatttatataataatctaaatattgTAATCGATGTTCATAGGAGATaagtattaaaagtatatttatattaaaagtaattatataagctattaattatttatgtaattaaaacatattcttgATTAAAGAGAAAAGAGTCAAGATTTCTGCTTTAGTTTCAACTAAAATTTGATACTTCCAATCTAATGAaacgttatataaaaaaatcgcaTAGCCCATGGAAACAGGTGTGTGTGTTATGTGTAAAAGGGAATAACAGATGATAAATATACGTtcaaattctaaaaataacgctttttttaatatgttaaagaATTCAAGATGAAAATCATTCTGCTGTTAGCGGTTTTGGGCGCCGCATTATATCAAGCGGTAGATTGCTATAAGATAGCAGATGATAATCTGGATATGGAGGCGGTGGTAAACGATCCATCGAAGCTCAAAGCCATGACTGACTGCTTCTTGGATAGAGACGTATGTGATCCTGTAGCTGAGAGTATCAAATGTAAGTGTAATTTACTTTTCGATGGCATAAGTCGAAATTAAAACCGCCAATAAATCGTTTAGAAGCGTgaattgtatttacaattttcttaaactatatagtaataacaacaattaaaaaatagtaatagaaaattaaatatttagataatatccACATTAGGAACCACGAAACACGGAACGATTTATGGCAGTAATAACTTCTTCGAATCGAATAGATTGACTCGAAACCATCAACAACTGGATGGAAGTAGCCCTTCTGGGTCACTCAGATACAAGTAATGTCCTAGGCATAAGCTTATCTCAAACCAATATAAACCAAGAATACCGTGTAATTTGGCGATTTAATTGTTTGCATTGTTTTTCACTAGCAAAGAACTACGACGGGATCCAAAAAAACGAAATTGCTATTAATCTAACGTGGCATTGCGAGTCCTCTTATAATAGATATAGACCTAAAATATCTCCAAATATCCATGACtgaatgtatttcttttttaatttgcaaataattttagcGGTCGTTCCTGAATCCATCGCTCGCGCTTGCGACCGTTGTAACGACGCCCAGAAGCATTTGGGACGTGTCTACGTGAGCGGTCTCTTCTGGAAACGACCAGCCGACTTCAAAAACTTCGCGGGGAAATATGACCCTGAAGGAAACTACTTGGAAAATTTCATGAAGGCTGTTtcaaattattgattaataaaaataaatgattattgatgtgcatttttctttttgattatGAAGACGCTTAACGCGTTTTTACCTGCGTTAGTTAGGTCGTAGCGTAGtatgttatatacatttctcgATAAGAAGActttttaactgaaaaatatattttaatgtgaaCTAGTAGTTAGAGAATAGAATGTTTAATcgtattagtatatatttttataaatttagagaGCAGTTGTATATACTTCCAACTTTTCGCATAATCGAAAGGACTAAGTGAAACCGCCTTAAAAAAGTGATAGAAGATATAGAAGGATGGATACAGGAAGTGAATGGAGTAAGAATGGCATAGATTGAGACATCAAATTCTCCAACGCATGCTGTGCCGTGTCATTATTTGCGCCATTGCGGTGTTGGTCTCCGCCGCACGACAAGTATCGCTCAAAACATCCAAAATGTAAGGGTACCACTTTTTCTATTTGCCCAGTTACTAAGTACTGAATGATAAGTCACCACCGTTCTGTCCACCAGTCAGTTGTCTTGGTACCATTTCTGCATACTAGATATTCAAGCTAAACATCTAAAATTCTCGACTTCTTCAACACCAGGGTAAATAAATACCTTGGCAAATAGCCCTGAGTCGCTGTATACTGTTGTAGTACTTAAGCGAGATCTACATAAATGCTTTTTCCTCGACAACGAACTGGGTCCCACGAAAGGCGAACGAACAGGCGTCTGTTGACCGAGAAGAACGCGGCGATGCGCACCTATACCAGAGCACCGACCGATGAAAACCGTACAGCAGCAGAGTTAATAAGCGCATGCGAGAAATCAGAAGCGAACGCTGGAACCGTATTAccagcgaattgtcaccttcgcacacggcctattggtctGTAGCGCGAAGAAATATGACCCCTAAGGAAAATATTTGGAAAACTTTGTAAAGGCTGTTAAGTATTATTGATAAATGACAATAAATGATGCTTGATGtgcatttttctttttcattaagAAAACGCTTAACGGGGTTTTACCTGCGCAAGTTAGGTCGTAGCGAAGTATctctacatatataaaattctcgtgtcacaatgttcgttcccataatcctccgaaacggctcgaccgattcttaaaaattctttattttttagacaatttttttttgtttttatgtttttttttcatcatacaaaaatacatacaacccaaGATTTTCAcccctatattttatttgtttttgaaaagAAAATGCTAGACCAACtttctttacattttaataaaaataatctcttGCATAATAAACAGTATGATTTTACTAAGGGTCAATCCATAATCGATGCCGGTGTGAAGTTGATTTCGGACATATTTAACGCCTGGGAAATATCATACGATGTAAACAATTCTAACT includes these proteins:
- the LOC123713738 gene encoding allergen Tha p 1-like — encoded protein: MKIILLLAVLGAALYQAVDCYKIADDNLDMEAVVNDPSKLKAMTDCFLDRDVCDPVAESIKSVVPESIARACDRCNDAQKHLGRVYVSGLFWKRPADFKNFAGKYDPEGNYLENFMKAVSNY